Below is a window of Plasmodium chabaudi chabaudi strain AS genome assembly, chromosome: 10 DNA.
aataaaaaaaatatatatatttttttaatataaaagcaaaataaatataatgcatatattaatatttttctttaattatatataaatagctATTTAGCTTTTTGCTAACTATTTTAGAGAAACGTATACTATATTGGCATGAACTGTGCATGTAAATATGCCCATTTTGTATTCccatcaaaaaaaatacatacaaAATAGCTGCCCAttctgtatttttttttttcatatttgtatttttttttatatttaaaatttttttatatttgtcaTTTAGCTAACTGCCATTAGtcatgtaaaaaaaaataaatgcaatACCCCCAATGGCCTTAAATTGCCatttacatacatataGAGAATGAAAGGGCATAATccctttttataaaataaggAATATGTgtcaatttaaaaaagtacaaaataaaataatattttataatgatGTTGTTTTCctatatataagtataaaataagaaaatcAAGTTTTACATAAAAGAAGATATTGCATAATTGCCACTTTTCAAATAAccgaaaataaaaaccGATGAAAATAGTAACTTAATAGTATCCTATTTTAATCCTTcaattttgaatataatcactactattgtattatttttaattttttcgtattttccttttatataatatatatacactttTTTAAGAATAGAAAATTCATAAAAGGTAAAAAGTTTAAgtcattttttatcattttgcTAAGCACATGCAAAATACATGTGTGCgcttatacatattataatgtttggattatgcataataaaaaagtatattttatatataaatataataaaaacacatttggaaataaattaaaaaaataagaaaaaaagtaaaataatatatatgcatgatATAATGCATTCATTGgtttttttcactttctAATATGAcatgaattattttgtagTAAATGCATCAAAGGTggtattttctatatattgcGGCTTATCCTTTTTATtcctataaaaatattaaaattttgaatatgtatattatccGCTCACATAatgttgtatatataatgggGGGTGCGAATAAATCTAACAGTAATGATGAAATTtcattgaaaataattatggtcagaatttttaattatcgTCAACAAAAAGAATCAGACGGCACTTCCTGAATAGTTTcatcattataattattaacaatatatatatataatatggtTTATTCTTCATCATTATCCTGTGCATATAcaggtatatatatgtacataaagAAGTATGAAATGGAACTTCTTTCGCTTTTTAATATGCGAAAACAGGAGAATAGATAGTTAATAAATCATTTGTGtggtttttaaaaaataattgtgtTGTACTCATAAATATGGCCcaatagaaaaaattaataatttttttaatggttcctaaaattatgaatttgTTGTAGCTGATTTCTAGCAGATGGCACCAAAagtattaaataatgaaaaatgccACTGTGGCTAAATCAGCataagtattttttttttcatactCCCCCCATTTTtctgttttctttttttaattaattcatgtacatatatatatacatgggCAAATATGGCaagattatttattttttttctttacctttataatttggtggatatttcttttctttttgctTCTTCAAGTTTTCTAGCTTTatctttcatttttttcaagaTCATTGATTTTTTGCTCATTATTTGTCCTCCCCATTTTCTTCTTATATCTgtattatcattaaattGTTCTCTAGATATTTTGCAAAAGTGGTCTAATTTATCTTGGTCTTCTTTTCTAACCTTTTGTACACATACAGCTGTGgctgtttttttatgtacaaGCTTTCCTAAGGCTGATTTACTTTTAACAAAACAGTATGGGATATCTTTCATTCTGCATAAAGCtggtaaaaataaaactaatTCAATTGGAGTAACATCACTTGCTATAACAACAAGActacaattttttctttcaatTAATTTagttatatgttttattccATATTTAATCATCAAAGGCTTTTTATCTTTTGATTGAGTTTTGTTTAAATCGTCTTTAGCCTTTTGAAGTaatctttcttttttctctGATTTAGATTCTggtttatattcttttaagAAGTTCATCAAATCGTGAGTCTGCGAAGGATGTGGAAAAGTAAGAGATTataataagtatatatatgcaggGGGAATAAGCATCCCATATGAAGAGAAACATCCAAACTATGTGTTAGAGTGAGAAGCTAAAATGTACCTGGCTCTTCGAAAGAGTATAGCTAAATTGGTTAATTGCAGGAGGAACTTTTAGTCTTTGTAATAagattttcttttttctttgtaATCTAAGATGTTTTGGCcatttaacatattttgataaatctTTCTTTGGTCGTATACCAACACCAATAATATTagattttctttttctttcaaAGATTAAAGGATTCATTCGAATtccatttttcttttcttttttaatttctttcTTAACAGTTTTGTTATTGCTCAATGGGCATGGTGCTGGAGTTTTTTTAGAGGGTTTTTTTGG
It encodes the following:
- a CDS encoding 60S ribosomal protein L7-3, putative produces the protein MAKDNKKQPKKPSKKTPAPCPLSNNKTVKKEIKKEKKNGIRMNPLIFERKRKSNIIGVGIRPKKDLSKYVKWPKHLRLQRKKKILLQRLKVPPAINQFSYTLSKSQTHDLMNFLKEYKPESKSEKKERLLQKAKDDLNKTQSKDKKPLMIKYGIKHITKLIERKNCSLVVIASDVTPIELVLFLPALCRMKDIPYCFVKSKSALGKLVHKKTATAVCVQKVRKEDQDKLDHFCKISREQFNDNTDIRRKWGGQIMSKKSMILKKMKDKARKLEEAKRKEISTKL